A window of Gossypium raimondii isolate GPD5lz chromosome 7, ASM2569854v1, whole genome shotgun sequence genomic DNA:
taatatatattaatggaataataaatgagttttaagataattctattaatatatactaatggaatttttataagaaaatatccttaataaataaaagagtcaTAAACGAGCCAATAAATGAGCTTTTAAACGAGCTTGTTCATGAACATAAATGAACTGAACACACCTCTATTCGTGTTCATTCgtttattaaacaaacataaaaattttgttcatactCATTTATTTAGCTTAATAAACGAACATAAACGAATGTTATACGAATAGTTCATCGAACGTTCTGTTCATTTACACCCCAGCATACAACAACCAATTCCCTTCTTCCCAACagtaaaagtaacatgaaatgacatttaagGCACAATCCAAGCgttattatgcaatgttctaaaaataacctaaaaatgaaGATATATCTACTTAAGTACAAGCATTTAATCAAGTTTAGAGGTtcgaaatataactcttttcaagagttatcaataTTGAAATGGCAATGTTATCGAAATAGAAAATGTTAtcgaatgaaatgaaatgtgaaatagaATATGAAATAGTGGATTGAACTATGaatattgattatatttttcaatgaaCATTTCACATCAGAAATTGAGATGAAATGTGTCATTACATTAGTTGAATTTGCAAATGACTAATGAAATGTGAttgttaagttttaatgttGGTAAAATGAGCATATTTGGATTAACTACTATGTGAATTAGCCTATTGAGTTTACTTATTGCATATTATCTTAATTAAGTTTTTGCATCATTATTacttatattatgtttttaatgttcgaattatagaaatatcaatGAGTTATACTCAACGTACGATTTTGTTTTTTGTGCAGGATAAGTACTTAAAGAATCGACCATTGACTCAACATCCAGCGATAATCCCAAACTCAAGTGTTGgtgatgttttaaatttttgtcttGGCATATACCTAGGAAGTCTTTTGGTTAATATGatcattttgtattttgatgGGATTTGAATGTTATGTGTATAAGTGTCTATATATGTGGTTGATGGAAATGGTCAAATTGATGTTATCTTCCTAAAATAGTTTGGTTATGTGCATAATGGTTTGTTAGTTGAGAAGTTAATATGTTAGGTGCGTATTTGGTTAATGCATAGTTGTGATAATGATGGTTGGTAAATGGTTTTCGTCTTACAATGGATGGCAATATTTGGTGTATGTTTTATAAGtgaatttgaatgttttatcaTATCTTAGAAAGGTTAAGTGATGCATGCTTAGTTCAAGCTTATCAAGGAGTGGGTAAGTTCATGTTTATATCTATGCtatgtttgaaaatgattttgtaGTTCAAGTATCTAGGTTATAAGCTTATATGAAATCAAATGTTGAATGCTTGAATGCTTGAATATTTGGCTTAATATTGAGGTGACATGGAaggcacattggttagacatTTAGGTTAATTGTGTAGGTGATGTTAAGATATGCCTTTGGTTGATATAGTTAACTTTTGATTAGTATGTGATTTGGGCATGAAATGGACATTTTAAAGATAGAATTTTACCATTTCTGAGctcaagtatcgatattttggcatttggtatcgatacttgaccaTATGAACAGTTTTTAAAACTAAAGTTGAATGAAGTTTTCTTGACCATATGAAATAATCCAACTTGAATGAAGTTTTCTTGCTTGTTTTTAGTGAGAGAAAAAAACCAAAGTTGTGCGGTGAGATTTTGGCATTGGATTGAAGAAGAATGGAAGAGAGAATAAAAGAGAActtctctttttcctttatgGTGGCTGGCCACACGGGGAAGAAGTTGACAAAAGATGCCATCTTTTCTctctttcaatcaattttaaaaacccaagtcaaccttaaaaaaaaactcatatcATGCGTGGTTTACATTTCATCAAGTCATTTAACTCAATCTAATTACTCACAATTAGTCccacatataaaatatttcataatataatattctCAATAAGTTccctataaaatattaaaataccccttatgtgataaaattacactttaacctctTTTTCTCTCATCACTAATCTGTATTTCATTCAAGGCATTTAGTCCTTCAAATTTCCATTAATATATActattaaatcataattattaattatccATGCATAAGTTTGTATTTGACACCTTCCTCgacaaaatggtaaatttatggtttaattCTTGAActctcatttttattcaattcaatctgaTAAGTCCTTATTTGTTATACCTACTTGCAATACTGACCACAAGGACTCTATTAATACTTTTTGGCTCATTTCTCGATTGTTGGGAAATTTACACTTTAGATCCCTACAATTTTCcaactttacaatttgattcCCTTTCCCACAATTTCTCACCCAACATTTACTTCATTGATTTCTAACAATAAATCCTTATAATTCCCTTTAAAAATTCTCCTTATTGGTctcgattttttttcaaaaattcactATAACAATGTTCGAAATAGTGCTACATACTGTATCAAAAAATTTAGGATGTTACAAGATTAAGGGCTAGTTTAtgattgcttttgaaaagtacagTGGAAAACtgcttttgagaaatttggtttaaaatttaagtgtttaatatttcatcaaaaagtacttttaagaaattaaatgtccattttagatatggtattataaagtaacaaatatgcatttaaataatgttcaaattagttaatattatgatattttagcaagaatataaaaataatttattataacttattattaatattttaatatataatattaattttaaatattttaaattaattaatattaattatttattaaatttaattagaatatataaactatattttaaatatttaaatataataattaaatatttgtaattagatattaacaaaattgtattattttaaaaatatattttttaatttttaattaatgattttaacacatttgtattattttattttaaaatgtaatttgaatatataacccatattagatattaacataacatagaaaagataaacctaacaaattaaaatattacatgtatttggattaaagtttcaagaagggttaatatttatataccaaatataaatattaaaaattttatattagcatttacaatttaaagtaAATTCATTAAACTATAAGCTATAGCATCTCTTAttaattccatttcaaaaccacttgGATAGTTTGATTCaccatcatcaccatcatcatcatcatcatcactttcTCCATCATGCACATTTTCTGAATCAATAATATTCTCATATGCCCTGTTAATATTTTCGTATTCCATAAAATCTGCATCATTTTCAACCGacatgtttttgaataaaattgtgTATCACCATTGTAGCAACAACGATCATCATTTGCTTTTCAAAACAATAACTTGGCATTTCTGACATAAAAAAATGTCTTACAGAAATGAAAtgccaaagttttaaaaatttacatgacTTATCACTTGAAGAACATAAAGATGCATAACATTTCCAACCATTTGTTAGAACATGAAAATATCTTATAGAATTTGTTGAAAatcaatgaaatcaaaatagttggTGGATTTCACAACTCACATGGAGTCAATTTTTAATGAGTTCATATTATTCCCCAAAGATTTTATGAAGGCATGTTTAAGAACATCAAGCTTTCTTAACATCTaaacaattattattatctCCAATAAGTTACTAACATAAATATAGCAGCAACTGAACAACATTATAATTGTAAGTAAGAACTGCTCAATTTTGAAATACAATTACTGCTCAATTTTGAAATACAATTGATTCTTCATCTTAAAACAAAATACCAGAAGAAACTTCAATCAACTTCAACTAACAAGTCAAACTCTTTACAAAACACGTGCCTAGTATCTATTCCCAAATCCACCTGCAAGAAACACAATAGCATTTTAGAAACCTCATGTGCAGtacacccaactttttgaaatataACATTACTATTATGTTTGTCAAAGAAACCTACGGCCAAATGAATGAACCAGAGATTATGCCTAAAAAAACATTCATCGCTATAACATATaccatcattttaatagttagTATAGTCTTACTGCTAAACTTGCAAGTTACTAGAATTTCTTTTCTAACTAGGCTGAATATCGACATATAAGACAACCCAAGGTAACACAAAATGATATTTTCGCCAAAAAGGAATGCTAACTAACCTCATAAGCATTTATATCCGAGAAAAGAACCTGCAAAAGTATAAGAATTCTTTTAGATTGTATTAGAAGAATAACTACATACGAAAATGGCAGCATTTTGACAGGCATCACTTAGCATGAGATTGCTCAAAAAATTCCTGAATCTGTTTATTCTTTCCAAGCTCCACTTTTCCTACTTCAGCACCGACCGAAACTAACTGAAGTTgaaatcataaaatgaattaagacATCTTAAGCATTCatttgaaaaagggaaaaaggtgTTTAACGGATTGTCATCGTACCTCCCCCATCAAGTACCTCTCCCATCAAGTACCTCTCAAACTTGACAGCTAATTTGGGCAACAAAACTCTACCAGCTGATTTCTGTGGTATAAAAATTGCAATTCATTTTCTCAACAATTGACAACAGTAGGGGGACAAAACAGAAGAGATTCATCACATGAGACTAGCACAAAGCAGAAAATCTCTCAAAGGGAGCCTAATGATTTACAAGATTATACACCATAGCTTAGAAATGTGCATTCATCCACCCATAGGTCATCATGTAGATATACTTCTATGCCTAAAGTGATTCACTGAGTTAATGTCAATAGTTAACAAGATACAAACTCAGTTAATAAAACTACTTAACGATCTAAATATAGAGTAGTGAAACCAACATCAATTAAGAATAGCAAACTTATGTAACTCAACCTTCATATAAACTCAGAGAACAGGGAATGGAATTGAAAAACaacaaagataaaaaataaaaataaaaacccttcaacatcatcattgccttttGAAGGCAAAAGTTTGTCACAAGAAAAgtcagaaaaaagaaataagccCCATCCCGTTAAAAAAATCAAGCAATCAATTTttgtaagatttttttttcttgtttcatcATAAACTAGAGATTGAAATATTCCAATACAATATTAAGAGCTAAAAAACCTGATTCTTTCACAAGCCAAAACAGTCGCAGAAAACAACTAACCTAAGCATAAGGAACAATTAAAGAGAAGAAGAGAACAACTAAAACAGTCGCAGAAGAAAAGAAGCTCACTGATGGAAGAATTAAAGAGGAACAAcctaaaatgggaaaaaaaaggaaaaaaaaattaaatttagagtTAAAATGAGAATATGAGATTAGGAGagtagaaagagagagagagagagcagcaacaattgaagaaaatggaagaattgaagaaaataaaagagaagagaaccagagaaaaaaaatttgaaagagaaaatgaagaaaaaattagCATTCTACCGTGTGTTTTGGGAGAAGAGAAATGGagaataaaaatgtaaatagcTAGCCAAAAACACTTTTGGCTTTTCCATATGAAGAAAAACactttttttaagttaaaattttcactcaatcAGTGTTTATTTAGTAGTTCTTTGGAGTGAAAGGTGTTTTTTTGAGGAAAAAATCATTCTCAAAAGCAAAGCTGAACCGGCCGTAACTAGTaatgaaaaaatacaaaaccCATGTAGGAACTAATaaaagggattttttttttgaattaaattgaagaaaaaaaaataagaagatgaagaatagaaccattcaatatattttgtactttaaaattaaattaaatttttatttttcaattttaatatattttaaattttatttagaatatagtattaattatatatctctattttcttattatgttgaaatatttttatttttaatatataatataaaaaatttcgcATGATGTTATTGTGATATTATCATTACTACTTGTTATAGTTTTAGAGTGTCAAGGTATCTTATATTTGTTCgtattgcaaaaaaaaaaaaaaaaggaggaagaAGTTGGATATTAAGTTGCAATAGGAATGTAATGCATGATATGTTTTTATTggatatcatatatattttggatgaagtgaaataaaattgatagtttaaatattattttaataaaaaattcttttatgtaatttaaatacgaaaatattaattttataattaagactatctttgttttattgaaaatagctttcgaaaatattttatatacttttccATGTTTGTTTAATAGAAAATAGTTTGGTCaatgaaaatgacttacagtcaatgtaaaataaatcttttatagttgattttatttttatataaaattaactataaattttattttattttaaaatatttaaaattaataaactattaatataaaatattataattttcaatattattaaacatacctatttaattatctatatctaatcatataataataaattatttattatttcaatttattttaataataaattttaaaaataataattttaaataatattcttaatatattattaaaatattcaatattaatattttaatattaaatattttattaccattataaatatattaataataaatgttttgtagtataaagattaaaataagccataagtctatgtactcttcctatatttagaatttagtctctgtatttttattttcaagaatttagtcctctacttttcaaatttaaaaatcaagtccaattattaacattgttaaatttttatgtcacatctttaaataaaaaatactcggTATTTATGTAACTAAGAAAATCATGTTATAATAAAGAtgattgtaataaaatatttttaataacgCTAACAACTAAAcctcaattttaatatataaaaagtaggactaacccaaaataaaagtacatggactaaatttcaaatttactgAAGAGTATAAAACttatgtcatattttaacctagtataaaaatatgaatattttaattatataaatataagtatttgtttaaataatgcTTAGCTACATTTTTCCTTACAACTCTAATATGTCAATATGTACtctcatatatgtaatttaaattaagttttaattaagcattatttattattaagtttatatatgacattgatttttataaaatatttttattataaaataaatttcgattatgaaaagaaaattgcactataatattttataacaaatatatttatatcgtGTTTGCTTTACAAAGAgcaagtaaaatattaatttatagatataaaataaattcaattaaataatttaaaaataaaaatcttaaatgtgtattttataaaattgaaaataattttataaaatatttttaaaaatctgtcaaatagcaaaaaaaattatataaatttatccaaatgcaaaaaaaataataataataagtttttcGGAGAAATAATTCATTTTCCTGAAATGATTTTACTCAAATCATTTtcgtaaaatataaatattatttaagttgaGAGGTGCCAAATTTAGGGAACGCATACTTAAGCCAACAAAAGCAGACGAAGGGGAAGAAAAGAACCTTCGCTTTGTTTCCGCGCTTGCATTACTTTTCTCGCCGAACTAAACTTTCAAACAGGAAAccgaacctttttttttttttttacttcccAAAATTTGGAGCTCCCTTAGGTTCGCTGTCCCTCTCCCTTTTATTCCTTTgcaaaagaaaaacagaaaaaagaaaggtCTCTGGGTTTTAACTTCTCTCAGCGCAATTGCCATCaaggtatgttttttttttctttttgtcagtTTAAGATGCTTcaattgttttctttgttttttttttaatgaattaaaagagGAGGGCAAAGCCCTAACAGCAAcgctttttctttctttctttctttctttctttctttttttgaccAAATACTTTCTTTTGGGATTGTCTAAATTGggtatttttattatgttcaGTCCATGCTTgtttaggaccaaattatgtgctttaaaattttttttcttgctttcATTTAGGGCAATCTAAAatggttttttcttttatttggtcAATTCACGCTTGTTTCTGGGTTGATCTCTTTGCTTTTAATGGATTTTAGGGTGTTGGTTTTGACGAAAACTTGAATCTTTGAATCGTTTGTTCTATTCTTTTCTTGTTCGAAATCAGAGGAGAGTTAAATTTTAGCTGCAGTCTTTGATTCCGAATATATATGCTTGATTTTTTTAGCTtgctaaaatgattttctttatttggtTATTCATGCTGGCTTCTGGGTTGatctcttgattttttttttatgattttttcgattttttattttgataaaaacttgaatctttgaatcgttttgttctttttctttttcattggtTGGCTTcaaaggaaaattaaattttagctGCGATCTTTGATTCTGAAAATTGAGGCTTGATTGTTTTTATTGGTATTTTCATTTCTTACAGTCAAAAGGAAAGAACCCCATTACTATTTATGGACAAAAAAGACTGTCAATTTTGTTggaaaacaaagtaaaattgTACAAACAAATTTTAGGAGTctttctaaatatatattttgcatGTTCACCTCTAAAGGGCAGCTCATTGGTTCTTTATTACTAGCATTCTGAGCTTGTTATGATGATTGTTCTGTTGGGGTCAATCTGGTTTATGTTATCCGCAAACTGACATGCATTTTTTTTTACAGCTGAAGAAATACCTTTAGAGCTAAATTATATAAGGGCATTCAACATTTTGTAAATAGAAGAGAGAGAGGTACTGGTTCGTAGAGGTGGTGGGACTTCTTCGAGCTTAGGGTCCTCTctcattgcatttattttagcTTTGGGAGTTTTTTTGTTGGTGCATATGTATAATTAGAACAGTTGAGCTTTAATGGTGAGGTTGTGTGAAGAGTTTTAACTGAAGGGAAAAGCTTAAAAGATAACATTATGGGTTCTGTCTGTTGCTGCTTGCGCCCTGAGGATTTTGAGGACTATATCAATCCGAACAGTAATGTATATAGAAATTGCGTGTGCCTCAGTTGCTTTGTTCAGAACTTCGTACATGTGGTATGTTTTATTATTCTCATCATTAAGCATTGGTTCAGACTCTAGTATTATTTATTCACTCTCCTTCACTGTGTCACTCTAGGTAATTCCATcagcatttatatatattggcTTTAGGAGAACAAATATCTATTGAAGTTAGTTGTGGATCATTAATTACTGAGCTAACTTATGAAATTATCTGTTGATTGTTTACACTATGAAGAATGTAATTCATTAACAGTAGGGATAAGCAGGGtctaaattgatccatttaatagtaGGAGGACTAATTTTATCCAGTCCCTATGGTAGAGGGACTTGTAAGGCACATTCACCTCAATTATTTGATTCATGGGGTGCCAGCTTTTtgatccttttcttttttggttttctttgcCCTTGTAATTGTAGTATACCACATTGTTCCGAAGAGGGGAATTGCGTTCTGTCCCTTCATCCATTCAGGGGACAGGATCTATTATCTCTTCTGCATCTCTAGATAACTCACTCTCTGACATGTACCAATCTCCTCCAAGACCCTTGCCTTATGATGCTGAGGCTAGATATTTCCGCTTACAACGTGATGGTCTTGTTTCAAGACATGAGAAGGGTTCAAGTCAGTCACACGAAGAGTCAGAGCCTTTAAGAGGCGAAAACGATGCAGATCCAGGATCTTTGAGTACCGAGGGCAAATGGAATGCCTTTGAGCGAGGCTCGAAAGAGCAGCATTCTAAATCCTCACAAAAACTCTCATCAGCAAAAGCACCAGTTGGAATTGGGTACATCTATTCATCTGCTGAAGAAGAGGAGGATGTCTGTCCAACATGTCTTGAAGGTGATCTTTTTCTCAAGATTGAATGGTGTTTTATTATAGCCACTATATTTGCAGTGAAGCTTTGTTAGAACTTGCTCAATAGGCCAAGATTTGCTATAACTTAGGAAGGAGGGATGCATTAAAATGCTAAATTTATGCTATATCTTGCCTCTCTAACATGGACACTCATGCCATTAATTGGATCTAGATTCTAATGAGTTGATGATTAAGCAGCATTGATTTAATAGGGGAACTTACAATTAATCtgtaatttaatgataaaactaGTCCTCCACTTCAATAGGTGTCATTTGAACCTCTAGCCTGTTGTTATGGTCAATTTAGCCCTCCATCTAatatatacatgtgtatatTGCCAAAATGACTTTTAATTTTCTCGGTTCCAACATGACCACCTTGATATTCAATCTCTTCCCATTTCATCACTCATTCCCGAAAATTATGGCCACCCGTTTCCACTAGCAAAgtaggaaaaaaaaacagatcAAACACAAGATTATTTCCATTGCCATTTCCATGGTTTTTCGTGAAAACCAAACTTCtataagaattaaaaagaaattcaagcATTGAAGATTTTGGTGCTCAACCCCAATAAAACCCAATTCACATCCTACCTTCCTGTTAAGATTCCTATTCATGTTAACTTTTAAAACCCCAATAACCCGTGACACCCAATTTCctttatcattattaatattattctttatgaaaatcaaatctGACTTTAATTGCAAACCATTAACTTGTTAAACCTCATACCACTCATCCGTAAAAAACTTGCTGGTCAGTTtgacaaaagaaaattagatGGAGGGCTTAATTGGCTCTAATGAAAAAGTAGGGGCTTCAATGACACTTTTTGTATAGGTGGGGGGGGGGGGTGCTTATTCTAATCACTGTACATAGTTTTTGCTCTTAGAAATAAGTGCTGCTAAAAAACTGCGTGATATTACTAATCATATGAGATTGGGCTTTTAATGGATGGGTTATGTTCCTTATAAACTTATTGGTACCTCCCATGGTGCAGAATATACTCCAGAGAATCCCAAGATAATAACAAAATGTTCCCACCATTTCCATCTTGGTTGCATTTATGAATGGATGGAGAGAAGTGAAAACTGTCCGGTCTGTGGAAAGGTGACCTTTTTGAACCAGTTAGCGTTTTCATATCCATGGTTATAAGTAATCAATCAACTGCATGGCAGTTACATTTTATTCTGCTTGATTAGCTTACAATTTACTAGGATACTCAAGCTTTACGGGCTTTTTTAGTTTCCTTTGATATTTTCAGGTCAAACAAGCTTCTAGTTATATGTGCACGGTTTCCCgcctttttaatttctttttattgtcCAATTTTGATATCTTCCATTTTTTGCAAATAAAACTGACTTATTTTTAACAGGCATATTAGGCCCAAAATGTGAACTTTGTTTGGTGAGCCTTGTGGTTTAGGTTATATCCTTTGATGTATATTTGCCAGCAGCAGAAATGATGAACTCTGTTATATCAAAAACTGAATGGAAAGAATTGCTTGTTATAAACTGGATATTGATTATGTAGGTAATTGAGGCATTGAGAGGTTATCGAGCTTCGAATTAATGTTGCATGCATGTTTAGCCAGACTGCAAAATTGCTGTCTAGGTTGATAATATTTTTCTGCCGACTTCCCAATTCCTTGGGCACCTTCTCAAGTAAATATTAGTTCCAAACAATAGCAATGTTGGTGGGGACGTAGATGTCTTTTTTGTTCCATCTGTGCTTACTTCTCCTAGTCTGTAAACTCTGATGTCATATCATTGTCTAGCTTATAGAGTTTAAAGAACCCTGAATTTTGATGGTTCacttttcttttgcattttttgaatttaccTACTCCTGGCTCAGTTGCTTAGACGTTTGATCTAATAATGTAGTGCTTAACAAAGCTTTATATCGAAGTTAAAACAATTTGTATACTCTGTTGTAACCTAAATCTCCCATCTCAACTCGGTTTGCTTTTCCAGGTTATGGTGTTCGATGAAACGACTTAACTTTTGTTCCAAAGGTTTTGTTGTGGATGAAAGACAACAGAAGACGGccagcaaagaaaagaaaaagatatagTAATCTCCTATGTGAAAATTGCAGGGATAAAGCGATTGTCACAtgttgtaaatatgaaaaatgttgTGCATAAAGACTGGAAGTTCGTACACTTTGTGAACATTTGAGTTGGGGTTTGGGGGGAGGGGGAATCATACGCACGATTGTTGTACATCACACTAAAgaatattttctttatcaatGTGAAGAAATGTGGATCTGAGGAAGCTATTATGTATCAATATTTTATGCCTTATCTCTTTTGAATTGTTAGGAATTTATGAATGTGCCCGGATCATTTTTTTTTGCCGGTACAAGCTTGCGAATTGCGGGAAGGAATGCAACACTGGGTCTTGAGGTATCAATATAGAGTTCTAATTATTTACGGGTTTAGTCGTAAATTTCACCATTAAATTATAGGTAAgtctttattttggttttttaaatattttggttatttaattaaaaaaagttataattgatcattgaactattcaaaagattttatttatgttattgggCTGTTTAAATTGATGTTATGTAGCTTTTTCTATTCGTACTATCTATactaattaaaagtttttttttagttttttttcatgaaataattttgaatgcCATAAATCgtgaattaaaattcaaacgGTTTCTTCTTCGATctttattattgttcataagaTCAATTGGGATCTAAGTATGGATTCTAATCTATTACATCAATTGTCGAATCGTTGTTTAGAGTTTAttagtgaaaagaaaaaatttaacaacctaatgatttagataaaattttttgaatggtttagtgatttaaataaatttttaaataattcattggtcaaattgtaatttatttttaattaattaaaatggaaatttataatttaatataacaaCTAATGGTGTAATTTATAGCCCCAATAAAATGTAAGGAATCAAATTGTTGGCGCCAAGATAGAATGAAATGTAGGGActcaaaaagaataaaacgTAGGAATAAGAAGGTAAATCGTTGAGGGTTGtttgttaattaattgaaaactaaattttttgtttaaaataagtattacattaaattttttaataaaatatagaaaaaaataagtagATAATTCAATGgagaatatattaaatttattttattttattttattttctttttaaaatattataatgtttttgaAGATTTAATGTTATGTCCGCATTTACTTCTTGTCTCTCCTTTTATtcaatacatttttattttacagtatttaata
This region includes:
- the LOC105800330 gene encoding E3 ubiquitin-protein ligase At3g02290 isoform X1, with protein sequence MGSVCCCLRPEDFEDYINPNSNVYRNCVCLSCFVQNFVHVYTTLFRRGELRSVPSSIQGTGSIISSASLDNSLSDMYQSPPRPLPYDAEARYFRLQRDGLVSRHEKGSSQSHEESEPLRGENDADPGSLSTEGKWNAFERGSKEQHSKSSQKLSSAKAPVGIGYIYSSAEEEEDVCPTCLEEYTPENPKIITKCSHHFHLGCIYEWMERSENCPVCGKVMVFDETT
- the LOC105800330 gene encoding E3 ubiquitin-protein ligase At3g02290 isoform X2 — translated: MGSVCCCLRPEDFEDYINPNSNVYRNCVCLSCFVQNFVHVYTTLFRRGELRSVPSSIQGTGSIISSASLDNSLSDMYQSPPRPLPYDAEARYFRLQRDGLVSRHEKGSSQSHEESEPLRGENDADPGSLSTEGKWNAFERGSKEQHSKSSQKLSSAKAPVGIGYIYSSAEEEEDVCPTCLEGYGVR